The Shinella zoogloeoides genome includes a region encoding these proteins:
- a CDS encoding alpha-D-ribose 1-methylphosphonate 5-triphosphate diphosphatase, with product MTRETVLSNARIVLEDRILDGTLVLRDGLVADISEGPSAAGEDMEGDYLLPGLVELHTDHLEAHYSPRPGVRWEKTAAIQSHDAQVVTSGITTVFDCLRMGSDGESGFEKGEMRAMADAIAGAQNEDRLRAEHLIHLRCEVSTDNVLDHYEEFEDDPLVRLVSLMDHAPGQRQFQTLDQYILYHKKKRGLTDEEFDAFCKRQQDLSARYAKPHRDAIAASCAARGISIASHDDATLDHVEEAIGYGIRLAEFPTSIAAAKASHGAGMSVLMGAPNVVRGRSHSGNIAARDLAGLGVLDVLSSDYVPFSLMHAPFILADEGMDLPKAIAMVSTTPARTVGLDDRGAIAKGLRADIVRVRRPSGVPVVRSVWRQGRRVA from the coding sequence ATGACCCGCGAAACCGTTCTTTCCAATGCCCGCATCGTGCTGGAGGACCGGATCCTCGACGGCACGCTGGTGCTGCGGGACGGCCTCGTCGCCGACATTTCCGAAGGTCCCTCCGCCGCCGGCGAGGACATGGAGGGCGACTACCTTCTTCCCGGCCTCGTCGAACTTCATACCGACCACCTCGAAGCCCATTACTCGCCGCGTCCCGGCGTGCGCTGGGAGAAGACGGCCGCGATCCAGTCGCATGACGCCCAGGTCGTCACCTCCGGTATCACCACGGTCTTCGACTGTCTGCGCATGGGCTCGGACGGCGAGAGCGGCTTCGAGAAGGGCGAGATGCGCGCCATGGCCGATGCGATCGCCGGGGCGCAGAACGAGGACCGCCTGCGCGCCGAGCACCTCATCCACCTGCGCTGCGAGGTCTCGACCGACAATGTGCTCGACCATTACGAGGAGTTCGAGGACGACCCGCTCGTGCGCCTCGTCTCGCTGATGGATCACGCACCCGGCCAGCGGCAGTTCCAGACGCTGGACCAGTACATCCTCTATCACAAGAAGAAGCGCGGCCTCACGGACGAGGAATTCGACGCCTTCTGCAAGCGCCAGCAGGACCTTTCCGCCCGCTATGCCAAGCCGCATCGCGACGCCATCGCCGCTTCCTGCGCCGCGCGCGGCATCTCCATCGCCAGCCATGACGACGCGACGCTGGACCATGTCGAGGAGGCCATCGGCTACGGCATCCGCCTTGCTGAATTCCCGACCAGCATCGCGGCGGCGAAAGCCTCGCACGGGGCGGGCATGAGCGTCCTGATGGGCGCGCCCAACGTCGTGCGCGGCAGGTCGCATTCCGGCAATATCGCCGCCCGTGACCTTGCCGGCCTCGGCGTGCTCGACGTGCTCTCCTCGGATTACGTGCCCTTCAGCCTGATGCACGCGCCCTTCATCCTCGCCGACGAGGGCATGGACCTGCCGAAGGCGATCGCCATGGTCTCGACAACGCCGGCCCGCACCGTCGGCCTCGACGACCGCGGAGCCATCGCGAAGGGCCTTCGCGCCGACATCGTGCGCGTCCGCCGGCCGTCCGGCGTTCCCGTCGTCCGCTCTGTATGGCGCCAGGGCAGGCGAGTGGCATGA
- a CDS encoding Na+/H+ antiporter subunit C, whose product MELILSLGIGIMTGSGVWLILRPRTYQVIIGLSLLSYAVNLFIFGVGGVKSNAAPLLEEGVPISTMTDPVPHALVLTAIVIGFATTALFLVVLLAARGLTGTDHVDGREQPK is encoded by the coding sequence ATGGAACTCATCCTTTCCCTCGGTATCGGCATCATGACTGGCTCGGGCGTCTGGCTCATCCTGCGCCCGCGCACCTATCAGGTCATCATCGGCCTCTCGCTGCTGTCCTATGCAGTCAATCTCTTCATCTTCGGCGTCGGCGGCGTGAAGTCCAATGCGGCGCCGCTGCTGGAGGAGGGCGTGCCGATCTCGACGATGACGGACCCCGTGCCGCATGCGCTCGTTTTGACCGCCATCGTCATCGGCTTCGCCACCACCGCGCTCTTCCTCGTCGTGCTGCTCGCGGCCCGGGGCCTCACCGGCACGGACCATGTCGACGGCAGGGAGCAGCCGAAATGA
- a CDS encoding monovalent cation/H+ antiporter subunit D — protein sequence MSGWQQHLIIAPILIPLVAGALLLFFDERERVVKAMISVVSCLALAAVAFSLFRLAGNGSGTDSFEGVYLLGNWPAPFGIVLVADRLSALMLVLASILAIPTLVYALARWHTAGAHFHSLFQFLLMGLNGAFLTGDLFNLFVFFEVMLAASYGLLMHGSGSMRVKAGMHYIAVNLAAALCFLIGVSAIYGSAGTLNMADLAVRIGEIEGERRMLLEAGAAILGVVFLIKAGMWPLNFWLPGAYSAATAPVAGIFAIMSKVGIYVILRLSLLVFGQGASAGLGLNVLLYGGMATIAFGTIGVLASQALGRLASYSVLVSSGTLLAVLGLNNGVVTAGALFYMVSSTLTIGAFFLLIELVERGQDAGASVLAVTMEAYGDADEEDQEVEVGVTMPGTIAVLGICFAACGILLSGLPPLSGFVAKFAMLTGMIGTNVAGEGPIPASVWWIVGLLILSGLAALISMTRAGIRTFWASMEGTVPRVLVMEMAPVMLLIALTLALTVKAGPAMSYMEETVRNLQQPATYIDAVINARRAGIAEPGGPDGGGGI from the coding sequence ATGAGCGGCTGGCAGCAACACCTCATCATCGCGCCGATCCTCATCCCGCTCGTCGCGGGCGCGCTCCTGCTCTTCTTCGACGAGCGCGAGCGCGTCGTGAAGGCGATGATCAGCGTCGTCTCGTGCCTTGCGCTCGCCGCCGTCGCCTTCAGCCTCTTCCGGCTTGCGGGCAATGGCAGCGGGACGGACAGCTTCGAGGGCGTCTATCTCCTCGGCAACTGGCCGGCGCCCTTCGGCATCGTGCTCGTCGCCGACCGGCTTTCCGCCCTGATGCTCGTGCTGGCCTCGATCCTGGCGATCCCGACGCTCGTCTATGCGCTTGCGCGCTGGCATACGGCGGGCGCGCATTTCCACTCGCTGTTCCAGTTCCTGCTGATGGGGCTGAACGGCGCATTCCTGACAGGCGACCTCTTCAACCTCTTCGTCTTCTTCGAGGTGATGCTCGCCGCATCCTACGGCCTCCTGATGCACGGCTCCGGCTCCATGCGCGTCAAGGCGGGCATGCACTATATCGCCGTCAATCTCGCCGCCGCGCTCTGCTTCCTCATCGGCGTCAGCGCCATCTACGGCTCGGCGGGAACGCTCAACATGGCCGACCTTGCCGTGCGCATCGGCGAGATCGAGGGCGAGCGGCGCATGCTGCTGGAGGCGGGGGCCGCCATCCTCGGCGTCGTCTTCCTCATCAAGGCTGGGATGTGGCCGCTGAACTTCTGGCTGCCGGGCGCCTACAGCGCCGCCACGGCCCCGGTCGCCGGCATCTTCGCCATCATGAGCAAGGTCGGCATCTATGTCATCCTGCGCCTGTCGCTGCTCGTCTTCGGGCAGGGGGCGTCCGCCGGGCTCGGCCTCAACGTGCTGCTCTATGGCGGCATGGCGACCATCGCCTTCGGCACCATCGGCGTGCTCGCCTCGCAGGCCCTGGGGCGGCTGGCGAGCTATTCCGTGCTCGTCTCCTCCGGCACGCTGCTGGCGGTGCTCGGCCTCAACAACGGCGTGGTGACGGCAGGCGCACTGTTCTACATGGTCAGCTCGACACTGACGATCGGCGCCTTCTTCCTGCTCATCGAGCTCGTCGAGCGCGGCCAGGATGCAGGCGCCTCGGTTCTCGCCGTCACCATGGAGGCCTATGGCGATGCGGACGAGGAGGATCAGGAGGTCGAGGTCGGCGTCACCATGCCGGGAACCATCGCGGTGCTCGGCATCTGCTTTGCCGCCTGCGGCATCCTCCTGTCCGGCCTGCCGCCGCTGTCCGGCTTCGTGGCGAAGTTCGCCATGCTGACCGGTATGATCGGCACCAATGTCGCGGGGGAGGGGCCGATCCCGGCCTCGGTGTGGTGGATCGTCGGCCTGCTGATCCTTTCCGGCCTTGCCGCGCTGATCTCCATGACCCGCGCCGGCATCCGCACCTTCTGGGCATCGATGGAAGGCACCGTGCCGCGCGTGCTCGTCATGGAGATGGCGCCGGTCATGCTGCTGATCGCGCTGACGCTGGCGCTCACCGTCAAGGCCGGCCCGGCCATGAGCTACATGGAGGAGACCGTCCGCAACCTGCAGCAGCCCGCCACCTATATCGACGCCGTGATCAATGCCCGCCGCGCCGGGATTGCCGAACCGGGCGGGCCGGACGGCGGGGGAGGGATCTGA
- a CDS encoding Na+/H+ antiporter subunit E, translated as MLPYPLLSASLVVMWLALNGFTLGHLILGCIVSVFASWGMAALRPVKPRLPKWYLLPKLIGIVLYDIVRSNIAVASILVSGRKPHHKAGFITVPLELENPTALAVLAVVVTSTPGTAWLEYNSLNRTVLIHVLDLVDEAEWQALIKGRYEALLLEIFA; from the coding sequence ATGCTGCCCTATCCGCTCCTTTCCGCCTCGCTCGTCGTCATGTGGCTGGCCCTCAACGGCTTCACGCTCGGCCACCTCATCCTCGGCTGCATCGTCTCGGTCTTCGCCTCCTGGGGCATGGCGGCGCTGCGTCCCGTCAAGCCGCGCCTGCCGAAATGGTACCTGCTGCCCAAGCTGATCGGCATCGTGCTCTACGACATCGTGCGCTCGAACATCGCCGTCGCCTCGATCCTCGTCAGCGGCAGGAAGCCGCATCACAAGGCCGGCTTCATCACCGTGCCGCTCGAGCTGGAAAACCCGACGGCGCTTGCCGTGCTCGCCGTAGTGGTGACGAGCACGCCGGGCACGGCCTGGCTCGAATACAATTCGCTGAACCGGACGGTGCTCATCCATGTGCTCGACCTCGTCGACGAAGCGGAATGGCAGGCCCTGATCAAGGGCCGCTACGAGGCCCTGCTTCTGGAGATTTTCGCATGA
- a CDS encoding DUF2934 domain-containing protein: MTDARREWISKRAYSIWEETGRPHGHDGEHWAQAVREREEFERLAPEARSPTAKKPLIEISAKAKKTETAKPKKKADSTAEKPVPAKPAKAKALKTAANSKPI, translated from the coding sequence ATGACGGATGCGCGAAGGGAATGGATCAGCAAACGGGCCTATTCCATCTGGGAGGAGACCGGCCGGCCGCATGGGCATGACGGGGAGCACTGGGCACAAGCTGTGCGCGAACGCGAGGAATTCGAACGCCTGGCACCGGAGGCAAGGTCCCCGACCGCGAAGAAACCGCTGATCGAAATCTCGGCGAAGGCAAAGAAAACCGAGACCGCCAAGCCGAAGAAGAAGGCGGATTCCACCGCAGAAAAGCCGGTCCCCGCCAAGCCGGCAAAGGCAAAGGCGCTCAAGACGGCGGCGAACAGCAAGCCGATCTGA
- a CDS encoding deoxyribodipyrimidine photo-lyase, giving the protein MTGKDDAPVIVWFRKDLRADDNAALSAAAEMGRPVIALYIREPAELGTGPLGAAQAWWVHHALASLAATLEELGTPLVLRSGDAHAVLDHVIEETGADTVHWNRRHDPAGIAVDTPIKAALKVRGLAVRSFAGQLLHDPTRLMTGEKKPYRVYTPFWKALEREGEPHEPVDAPERLHTPKRLPQSEALDDWALLPAKPDWAAAFGEVWTPGEKAARERLDTFVNGPIEDYKTDRDRPAIDATSLLSPHLASGEISPARIWHATRGLEAPREDVIHFRKELAWREFCHHLHFHFPALAERNWNDRFDDFPWEGSDRDFDLWTKGMTGYPIVDAGMRQLWRHGWVHNRVRMITASFLIKHLMIDWRRGEKWFRDTLVDADAASNPANWQWVAGSGADASPFFRIFNPILQGEKFDPDGTYVRTFVPELRKLDSAWIHKPFDAPESALAEAGVELGRTYPKPIVDHASARQRALAAYKALKSD; this is encoded by the coding sequence ATGACGGGGAAGGACGACGCGCCCGTCATCGTCTGGTTCCGCAAGGACCTGCGCGCCGATGACAATGCCGCCCTCTCGGCCGCGGCCGAAATGGGCCGTCCCGTGATCGCGCTCTATATCCGCGAGCCTGCGGAACTTGGGACGGGGCCGCTCGGTGCGGCGCAGGCCTGGTGGGTTCACCATGCGCTGGCCTCCCTTGCCGCGACGCTGGAGGAACTCGGCACGCCGCTTGTCCTCCGCAGCGGCGATGCGCATGCGGTGCTCGACCACGTCATCGAAGAGACGGGGGCGGACACCGTCCACTGGAACCGCCGGCACGATCCGGCGGGCATCGCCGTGGATACGCCCATCAAGGCGGCCCTGAAGGTGCGCGGCCTTGCCGTCAGGAGCTTTGCGGGCCAGTTGCTGCACGATCCGACGCGCCTCATGACGGGCGAGAAGAAGCCGTACCGCGTCTACACCCCCTTCTGGAAGGCGCTGGAGCGTGAAGGCGAGCCGCACGAGCCCGTCGACGCGCCGGAAAGGCTCCACACTCCGAAGCGGCTCCCGCAATCCGAAGCCCTGGACGACTGGGCGCTATTGCCCGCAAAGCCGGACTGGGCCGCCGCCTTCGGCGAGGTCTGGACGCCCGGCGAGAAGGCGGCGCGCGAGCGGCTCGACACCTTCGTCAACGGCCCGATCGAGGACTACAAGACCGACCGCGACCGACCCGCCATCGACGCGACATCCCTGCTGTCGCCGCATCTCGCATCGGGCGAAATCTCCCCTGCCCGCATCTGGCACGCGACACGCGGCCTCGAGGCGCCGCGGGAGGATGTGATCCATTTCCGCAAGGAACTCGCCTGGCGGGAATTCTGCCATCACCTGCATTTCCATTTCCCGGCCCTTGCGGAAAGGAACTGGAACGACCGCTTCGACGATTTTCCGTGGGAGGGGAGCGACAGGGACTTCGATCTCTGGACGAAGGGCATGACGGGCTATCCCATCGTCGATGCCGGCATGCGGCAACTCTGGCGGCACGGCTGGGTGCACAACCGCGTGCGCATGATCACCGCCTCCTTCCTCATCAAGCATCTCATGATCGACTGGCGGCGCGGCGAGAAATGGTTCCGCGACACGCTGGTGGATGCCGATGCCGCATCGAATCCGGCGAACTGGCAATGGGTGGCGGGCTCCGGCGCGGACGCCTCGCCCTTCTTCCGCATCTTCAACCCGATCCTGCAGGGCGAGAAATTCGATCCGGACGGCACCTATGTCCGCACCTTCGTGCCGGAGTTGCGGAAACTAGACTCCGCCTGGATCCACAAGCCCTTCGATGCGCCGGAAAGCGCGCTCGCCGAGGCGGGCGTGGAACTCGGAAGGACCTATCCGAAACCCATCGTCGACCATGCGAGCGCGCGTCAGCGGGCGCTCGCCGCCTACAAGGCGCTGAAAAGCGATTGA
- a CDS encoding monovalent cation/H+ antiporter subunit A → MTGETILVLLVCLPFLGSLAATILLRTDSRVLAARMSGAVTLAGFVMTAMLYPAVRNGGKVRLDLEWLPQLGLNVTLRMDGFAWLFAMLITGIGCLVVLYARYYMSEEDPVPRFFSFLLAFMGSMLGIVVSGNIILLSVFWELTSIFSFLLISYWHHNAAARDGARMALTITGIGGFCLLAGLLVLGHIVGSYDLDAVLAAGDKIKAHPLYLTALLLILIGALTKSAQVPFHFWLPNAMAAPTPVSAYLHSATMVKAGVFLLVRLWPALSGTYEWFMLVGIAGISTLLLGAYFAMFQQDLKGLLAYSTISHLGLITTLLSLGSPVAAVAAIFHMMNHATFKASLFMAAGIIDHETGTRDMRRLSGLFRYLPITGTLAMVASAAMAGVPLLNGFLSKEMFFAEAVETHADSVLDRILPYVATLAGAFSVAYSIRFIHMVFFGPAPTDLPKPKPHEPPHWMRFPIEFLVLACLVVGIIPSLSIGPFLHSAVVSVLGDRTPEYSLAIWHGINTPLIMSLIALVGGAALYAVLKDYLARCDDGPPLFRHLGGQRIFERVLVTVSWKWARYLESHLGTRNLQPQLRLVAAAGLLAGVVPLYLAGFSPKAPVLGDADPIFAAVWCIGAFCALGAAYQAKHHRLAALVLLGGAGITTCITFVWLSAPDLAITQLVVEIVTTVLLLLGLRWLPKRWEKIDNAVSLAARSRRFRDFVLAISCGFGMFLFSYAIMKQPVPDAIASYFLEKAYTEGGGRNVVNVILVDFRGFDTMGEIAVLAIVALTVFALLRRFRPAPDSVEKPEQQRIQAAFDAERPERSAGDTVRDYLLVPSVIMQWMFPVVITFAIYLFLRGHDLPGGGFAGGVTMAIAFLLQYLAGGVRWAEDRLRILPLRWMGFGLVIAAATGLGSWLFGYPFLTTHSQYIEVPFIGKVPAASALLFDLGVFSLVVGATVLILIALAHQSIRTHRVRSLEAPKAEDA, encoded by the coding sequence ATGACAGGTGAAACCATACTGGTCCTGCTGGTCTGCCTTCCCTTCCTGGGAAGCCTTGCCGCGACCATTCTGCTGCGGACGGATTCCCGCGTGCTGGCGGCCCGCATGTCGGGCGCCGTGACCCTTGCGGGCTTCGTCATGACGGCGATGCTCTACCCTGCGGTGCGCAACGGCGGAAAGGTGCGGCTCGACCTCGAATGGCTTCCCCAGCTCGGCCTGAACGTCACCCTGCGCATGGACGGTTTCGCCTGGCTTTTCGCCATGCTCATCACCGGCATCGGCTGCCTCGTCGTGCTCTATGCGCGCTACTACATGTCGGAAGAGGACCCCGTTCCGCGCTTCTTCTCCTTCCTCCTCGCCTTCATGGGCTCGATGCTCGGCATCGTCGTGTCGGGCAATATCATCCTGCTCTCGGTGTTCTGGGAACTGACGAGCATCTTCTCCTTCCTCCTGATCAGCTACTGGCACCACAATGCCGCCGCCCGCGACGGCGCGCGCATGGCGCTGACGATCACCGGCATCGGCGGCTTCTGCCTGCTCGCCGGGCTGCTGGTGCTCGGCCATATCGTCGGCAGCTACGATCTCGACGCGGTGCTGGCGGCGGGCGACAAGATCAAGGCCCACCCGCTCTATCTCACCGCGCTGCTGTTGATCCTGATCGGCGCGCTGACCAAGAGCGCGCAGGTGCCGTTTCATTTCTGGCTGCCGAACGCCATGGCCGCGCCGACGCCGGTTTCGGCCTATCTTCACTCGGCGACCATGGTGAAGGCGGGCGTCTTCCTGCTGGTGCGGCTGTGGCCCGCGCTTTCCGGCACCTATGAATGGTTCATGCTGGTCGGCATCGCCGGTATCAGCACGCTGCTTCTCGGCGCCTATTTCGCGATGTTCCAGCAGGACCTCAAGGGCCTGCTCGCCTATTCGACGATCAGCCATCTCGGCCTCATCACCACGCTGCTCAGCCTCGGCAGCCCGGTCGCGGCCGTCGCGGCGATCTTCCACATGATGAACCACGCCACCTTCAAGGCCTCGCTTTTCATGGCCGCGGGCATCATCGACCACGAGACCGGAACGCGCGACATGCGGCGATTGAGCGGCCTCTTCAGATACCTGCCGATAACCGGGACGCTCGCCATGGTGGCGAGCGCGGCGATGGCGGGCGTCCCGCTGCTCAACGGCTTCCTTTCGAAGGAGATGTTCTTCGCCGAGGCGGTGGAGACCCATGCCGATTCCGTGCTCGACCGCATCCTGCCCTATGTCGCCACGCTCGCCGGCGCCTTCTCCGTCGCCTATTCGATCCGCTTCATCCACATGGTCTTCTTCGGCCCCGCGCCGACGGACCTGCCGAAGCCGAAGCCCCACGAGCCGCCGCACTGGATGCGTTTCCCCATCGAGTTCCTCGTGCTCGCCTGCCTCGTCGTCGGCATCATCCCGAGCCTGTCGATCGGGCCGTTCCTGCATTCCGCGGTGGTGTCCGTCCTCGGCGATCGCACGCCGGAATACAGCCTCGCCATCTGGCACGGCATCAACACGCCGCTCATCATGAGCCTGATCGCGCTGGTCGGCGGCGCGGCGCTCTATGCGGTGCTGAAGGATTATCTCGCCAGATGCGACGACGGCCCGCCGCTCTTCAGGCACCTCGGCGGCCAGCGCATCTTCGAGCGCGTGCTGGTCACGGTCTCGTGGAAATGGGCACGCTACCTCGAAAGTCATCTGGGTACGCGCAACCTTCAGCCGCAGCTTCGCCTCGTCGCCGCCGCCGGGCTACTCGCCGGCGTCGTTCCGCTCTACCTGGCGGGCTTTTCGCCCAAGGCCCCGGTCCTCGGCGATGCCGACCCCATCTTCGCGGCGGTCTGGTGCATCGGCGCCTTCTGCGCGCTCGGCGCGGCCTATCAGGCGAAGCATCATCGCCTCGCGGCGCTCGTTCTTCTCGGCGGGGCGGGCATCACCACCTGCATCACCTTCGTGTGGCTTTCGGCGCCCGACCTTGCCATCACCCAGCTCGTCGTGGAGATCGTCACGACGGTCCTCCTGCTTCTCGGCCTGCGCTGGCTGCCCAAGCGCTGGGAAAAGATCGACAATGCCGTCTCGCTCGCCGCGCGCAGCCGCCGCTTCCGCGACTTCGTGCTCGCCATTTCCTGCGGCTTCGGCATGTTCCTCTTCTCCTACGCCATCATGAAGCAGCCGGTTCCCGACGCGATCGCCAGCTATTTCCTCGAAAAGGCCTATACGGAAGGCGGCGGACGCAATGTCGTCAACGTCATCCTCGTCGACTTCCGCGGCTTCGACACGATGGGCGAAATCGCGGTGCTGGCCATCGTGGCGCTGACGGTCTTCGCGCTGCTGCGCCGCTTCCGTCCCGCGCCCGACAGCGTGGAAAAGCCCGAGCAGCAGCGCATCCAGGCGGCTTTCGACGCCGAACGCCCCGAGCGCTCGGCCGGCGACACGGTGCGCGACTACCTGCTGGTGCCTTCGGTGATCATGCAGTGGATGTTCCCGGTCGTCATCACATTCGCGATCTACCTCTTCCTGCGCGGGCATGACCTGCCGGGCGGCGGCTTCGCGGGCGGCGTGACGATGGCCATCGCCTTCCTCCTGCAATACCTCGCCGGCGGCGTGCGCTGGGCGGAGGACCGGCTGCGCATCCTGCCGCTGCGCTGGATGGGATTCGGCCTGGTGATCGCCGCCGCGACCGGGCTCGGCTCCTGGCTCTTCGGCTATCCGTTCCTGACCACTCATTCGCAATACATAGAGGTGCCGTTCATCGGCAAGGTGCCGGCCGCCAGCGCCCTGCTGTTCGATCTCGGCGTCTTCTCCCTCGTCGTGGGCGCGACGGTGCTGATCCTCATCGCGCTCGCCCACCAGTCCATACGAACGCATCGGGTCCGCAGTCTCGAAGCCCCCAAGGCGGAGGACGCCTGA
- a CDS encoding YbaN family protein produces the protein MRSLYMAAGLLMTALGIIGAFLPLLPTTPFLLVAVWCFSRSSPRLEQWLLDHPTLGPPLTNWRREGAIAGRAKAIAICLIVASYGFFWYRTAPSPVLAVSVGLILSASALFILTRPLPKKG, from the coding sequence GTGCGCTCGCTCTATATGGCCGCCGGCCTGCTGATGACGGCGCTCGGCATTATCGGCGCCTTCCTGCCGCTGTTGCCGACGACGCCCTTCCTGCTCGTCGCCGTCTGGTGCTTCTCGCGTTCCTCGCCGCGCCTCGAGCAATGGCTGCTCGACCACCCCACGCTCGGCCCGCCTTTGACAAACTGGCGGCGGGAGGGCGCAATCGCGGGCCGCGCCAAGGCCATTGCCATCTGTCTCATCGTCGCAAGCTACGGCTTCTTCTGGTATCGCACGGCCCCCTCGCCCGTGCTCGCGGTCAGCGTCGGGCTCATCCTCTCCGCGAGCGCGCTCTTCATTCTCACCCGTCCCCTTCCGAAGAAGGGCTGA
- the phnN gene encoding phosphonate metabolism protein/1,5-bisphosphokinase (PRPP-forming) PhnN — MSVTAAAGTMVVVVGPSGAGKDSVMAYAARHFSGEARLGFVRRAITRPADAGGEAHQAIDADSFRRLEAEGGFAVSWDAHGLSYGIPGETHARLASGVTLVANGSRSALPAFADAYPRLKVVLITARPDVLAARLAARGRESAEAVARRLERAAPEIVVAADTVVIDNSGPLAAAGEAFVSFIASVLDGRD, encoded by the coding sequence ATGAGCGTGACGGCTGCAGCCGGCACCATGGTCGTCGTCGTCGGCCCGAGCGGGGCCGGCAAGGACAGCGTCATGGCCTATGCTGCGCGCCATTTCTCCGGCGAGGCCCGCCTCGGTTTCGTGCGGCGGGCGATCACCCGCCCGGCGGATGCCGGCGGCGAGGCGCATCAGGCCATCGACGCCGACAGTTTCCGCCGCCTTGAGGCTGAGGGCGGCTTCGCAGTCTCGTGGGATGCGCATGGCCTCTCCTACGGCATTCCCGGTGAAACGCATGCGCGGCTTGCAAGCGGCGTGACGCTGGTCGCCAATGGCAGCCGCTCCGCGCTGCCGGCTTTTGCCGATGCCTATCCGCGCCTGAAGGTCGTGCTGATCACGGCGCGGCCGGATGTTCTTGCCGCAAGGCTCGCCGCCCGCGGGCGGGAGAGCGCCGAAGCGGTCGCCAGGCGGCTGGAACGGGCCGCGCCCGAGATCGTGGTGGCAGCCGATACGGTCGTGATCGACAATAGCGGGCCGTTGGCGGCGGCGGGGGAGGCCTTCGTCTCCTTCATCGCGTCGGTGCTCGACGGCCGCGATTAG
- a CDS encoding K+/H+ antiporter subunit F — MSQTILAWSVTFAQICLALAMALAALRMSRGPRAQDRVLALDTLYVNSMLLLMVFGMRTGKVIYFEASLVIGMLGFVATVALAKFLMRGEVIE, encoded by the coding sequence ATGAGCCAAACGATCCTCGCCTGGTCCGTCACCTTCGCGCAGATCTGCCTGGCGCTCGCCATGGCACTGGCGGCGCTGCGCATGTCCCGCGGCCCGCGCGCGCAGGACCGCGTGCTGGCGCTCGACACGCTCTATGTCAATTCCATGCTGCTCCTGATGGTATTCGGCATGCGCACCGGCAAGGTCATCTATTTCGAGGCCTCGCTGGTCATCGGCATGCTCGGCTTCGTCGCGACGGTCGCGCTCGCCAAGTTCCTGATGCGCGGGGAGGTGATCGAATGA
- a CDS encoding DUF1045 domain-containing protein yields MRYALYFTPPASDPLTLAAQRWLGRNAFTGSALDQPAAAGFDAASLAGLTADPRRYGFHATLKAPFTLAEGRSEAELVAEIGRFVSEADPFDIPEVVVGRLGSFFALVPGDHCDELQAFAGEVVRCFERFRAPLTSADIARRKPDELNAAERQNLVQWGYPYVFDEFRFHMTLTGRVPAERREAVASVLLDHFAEFHGRPLPVTGLALFREAARGADFTVHSLFPLGGAVSRKTA; encoded by the coding sequence TTGCGTTACGCCCTCTACTTCACGCCCCCTGCAAGCGACCCGCTCACCCTTGCCGCCCAGCGCTGGCTCGGGCGCAATGCCTTTACCGGCTCGGCGCTCGATCAGCCGGCGGCGGCAGGTTTCGATGCGGCTTCTCTCGCGGGCTTGACCGCCGATCCGCGGCGCTACGGCTTCCACGCGACGTTGAAGGCGCCCTTCACGCTGGCCGAGGGCCGCAGCGAGGCCGAGCTCGTGGCCGAGATCGGCCGTTTCGTTTCCGAAGCCGACCCCTTCGATATTCCCGAAGTCGTCGTCGGCCGGCTCGGCTCCTTCTTCGCGCTGGTGCCCGGCGATCATTGCGATGAACTGCAAGCTTTCGCCGGCGAGGTGGTGCGGTGCTTCGAGCGGTTCCGTGCGCCGCTCACCTCCGCCGACATCGCCCGCCGCAAGCCCGACGAGCTGAACGCCGCCGAGCGCCAGAACCTCGTCCAGTGGGGCTATCCCTACGTCTTCGACGAGTTCCGCTTCCACATGACGCTGACGGGGCGCGTTCCGGCCGAGCGCCGCGAGGCCGTCGCAAGCGTGCTGCTCGATCATTTCGCCGAATTCCACGGCCGTCCGTTGCCGGTCACCGGCCTCGCGCTCTTCCGGGAGGCCGCGCGCGGCGCCGATTTCACCGTCCATTCGCTCTTCCCGCTCGGTGGAGCCGTCAGCAGAAAGACCGCATGA